A window of Lagenorhynchus albirostris chromosome 11, mLagAlb1.1, whole genome shotgun sequence contains these coding sequences:
- the ITGA7 gene encoding integrin alpha-7 isoform X1, translated as MAGTPGRDPWGAPGICYLLGSLLAGLLFPGAVAFNLDVMGALRKEGEPGSLFGFSVALHRQLQPGPQSWLLVGAPQALALPGQQANRTGGLFACPLSLEETDCYRVDIDRGADVQKESKENQWLGVSVRSQGPGGKIVTCAHRYEARQRVDQTLETRDVIGRCFVLSQDLAVRDELDGGEWKFCEGRPQGHEQFGFCQQGTAAAFSPDSHYLLFGAPGTYNWKGTARVELCAQGSADLAHLDDGPYEAGGLLFVTNIDSSDPDQLVYKTLDPADRLPGPAGDLALNSYLGFSIDSGKSLVRAEELSFVAGAPRANHKGAVVILRKDSASRLVPEVMLSGERLTSGFGYSLAVTDLNNDGWTDLVVGAPYFFERQEELGGAVYVYMNQGGHWAGVSPLRLCGSPDSMFGISLAVLGDLNQDGFPDLAVGAPFDGDGKVFIYHGSSLGLVVKPSQVLEGEAVGIKSFGYSLSGGLDVDGNRYPDLLVGSLADTAVLFRARPVLHVSHEVSILPRSIDLEQPNCASGHSVCMDLRVCFSYIASPSSYSPAVALEYTLDGDTDRRLRGQVPRVTFLSRGPDDPKHQASGTVWLKHQHDRVCGDTMLQLQENVKDKLRAIVVTLSYSLQTPRLRRQAPAQGLPPVAPILNAHQPSTQRTEIHFLKQGCGEDKVCQSNLQLVHARFCTRVSDTEFQPLPMDADGTTALFALSGQPVIGLELKVTNLPSDPAQPQADGDDAHEAQLLVTLPASLHYSGVRALDPAEKPLCLSNENASHVECELGNPMKRGAQVTFYLILSTSGITIETTELEVELLLATISEQELHPVSARARVFIELPLSITGVAIPQQLFFSGVVRGESAMQSERDVGSKVKYEVTVSNQGQSLRTLGSAFLNIMWPHEIANGKWLLYPMRVELEGGQGPGTRGLCSPRPNVLHLDVDSRDRRRRELGQPEPREPHEQPEPSTSWWPVSSAEKKKNVTLDCTRGTASCVVFSCPLYSFDRAAVLHVWGRLWNSTFLEEYSAVKSLEVIVQANITVKSSIKNLLLRDASTVIPVMVYLDPVAVVAEGVPWWAILLAVLAGLLVLALLVLLMWKCGFFHRDSQSSSFPTNFHRARLAVQPSAAEAGGPGTVGHQGRCPWSCTSGPSWSFSCCQ; from the exons ATGGCAGGGACTCCGGGCCGCGATCCATGGGGGGCCCCTGGCATTTGTTACCTTCTTGGCTCCCTGCTTGCCGGACTGCTCTTCCCAGGGGCTGTCGCCTTCAATCTGGACGTGATGGGCGCCCTGCGCAAGGAGGGCGAGCCAGGGAGCCTCTTTGGCTTCTCTGTGGCTCTGCATCGGCAGTTGCAGCCCGGACCCCAAAGCTG GCTGCTGGTGGGCgctccccaggccctggccctgcctgggCAGCAGGCGAATCGTACTGGAGGCCTCTTCGCTTGCCCCCTGAGCCTGGAAGAGACTGACTGCTACAGAGTGGACATCGACCGGGGAG CTGACGTGCAGAAGGAGAGTAAGGAGAaccagtggttgggagtcagtGTTCGGAGCCAGGGACCTGGGGGCAAGATTGTT ACCTGTGCGCACCGATACGAGGCGCGGCAGCGTGTGGACCAGACACTGGAGACGAGGGACGTGATTGGTCGCTGCTTTGTGCTAAGCCAGGATCTGGCCGTCCGCGATGAGCTGGATGGCGGGGAGTGGAAGTTCTGTGAGGGACGCCCCCAGGGCCACGAGCAATTTGGGTTCTGCCAGCAGGGCACGGCTGCTGCCTTCTCCCCCGACAGCCACTACCTCCTCTTTGGGGCCCCAGGAACCTATAACTGGAAGG GCACGGCCAGGGTGGAGCTCTGTGCGCAGGGCTCAGCGGACCTGGCACATCTGGACGACGGGCCCTACGAGGCGGGGG GGTTGCTCTTTGTGACCAACATTGATAGCTCAGACCCTGACCAGCTGGTGTATAAAACTTTGGACCCTGCTGACCGGCTCCCAGGACCAGCCGGAGACTTGGCCCTGAATAGCTACTTAG GTTTCTCCATCGACTCGGGGAAGAGTCTGGTGCGAGCAGAGGAGCTGAGCTTTGTGGCAGGGGCCCCCCGTGCCAACCACAAGGGTGCTGTGGTCATTCTGCGCAAAGACAGCGCCAGTCGCCTGGTGCCTGAAGTTATGCTGTCCGGGGAGCGCCTGACCTCTGGCTTTGGCTACTCGCTGGCGGTGACTGATCTTAACAATGACGG cTGGACAGATCTGGTAGTGGGTGCCCCCTACTTCTTTGAGCGCCAAGAAGAACTGGGGGGTGCCGTGTATGTGTACATGAACCAGGGGGGTCACTGGGCTGGGGTCTCCCCTCTCCGGCTCTGCGGCTCTCCTGACTCCATGTTTGGGATCAGTCTGGCTGTCCTGGGGGACCTCAACCAAGATGGCTTCCCAG ACCTTGCTGTAGGGGCTCCCTTCGATGGGGATGGGAAAGTCTTTATCTACCACGGGAGCAGCCTGGGGCTTGTCGTCAAACCTTCCCAG GTGCTGGAGGGCGAGGCTGTGGGCATAAAGAGCTTTGGCTACTCTCTGTCGGGCGGCCTGGATGTGGATGGGAACCGCTACCCGGACCTGCTGGTGGGCTCCCTGGCCGACACTGCCGTGCTCTTCAG ggccaGGCCTGTCCTCCACGTCTCCCACGAGGTCTCTATTCTTCCAAGAAGCATCGACCTAGAACAGCCCAACTGCGCCAGTGGCCACTCGGTCTG CATGGACCTCAGGGTCTGTTTCAGCTACATTGCATCGCCCAGCAGCTACAGCCCCGCTGTGG CCCTGGAGTACACGTTAGATGGGGACACGGACCGGAGGCTCCGGGGACAGGTGCCCCGTGTAACCTTCCTGAGCCGTGGCCCGGATGACCCCAAGCACCAGGCCTCAGGCACCGTGTGGCTGAAACACCAGCATGACCGAGTCTGTGGAGACACTATGCTTCAGCTCCAG gagaatgTCAAAGACAAGCTTCGGGCCATCGTGGTGACTCTGTCCTATAGTCTCCAGACCCCTCGGCTCCGGCGACAGGCTCCTGCCCAGGGGCTGCCCCCCGTGGCCCCCATCCTCAATGCCCACCAGCCCAGCACCCAGCGGACAGAG ATCCACTTTCTGAAGCAAGGCTGTGGTGAAGACAAGGTGTGTCAGAGCAACCTGCAGCTGGTCCACGCCCGGTTCTGCACCCGTGTCAGCGACACGGAGTTTCAGCCTCTGCCCAT GGATGCGGATGGGACGACAGCCCTGTTTGCACTGAGTGGGCAGCCAGTCATCGGCCTGGAGCTGAAGGTCACCAATCTGCCTTCggacccagcccagccccaggctgATGGGGATGACGCCCATGAAGCCCAGCTCCTGGtcaccctccctgcctctctgcaCTATTCAGGAGTCCGGGCCCTGGACCCTGCG GAGAAGCCGTTGTGCCTGTCCAATGAGAACGCCTCCCATGTTGAGTGTGAGCTGGGGAACCCCATGAAGAGAGGTGCCCAG GTCACCTTCTACCTCATCCTTAGCACCTCAGGGATCACCATTGAGACCACAGAGCTGGAGGTGGAGCTGCTGTTGGCCAC GATCAGCGAGCAGGAGCTGCACCCGGTCTCTGCCCGAGCCCGTGTCTTCATCGAGCTGCCGCTGTCCATCACGGG GGTGGCCATTCCCCAGCAGCTCTTCTTCTCTGGCGTGGTGCGGGGCGAGAGCGCCATGCAGTCTGAGCGGGACGTGGGCAGCAAGGTCAAGTATGAGGTTACG GTCTCCAACCAAGGCCAGTCACTCAGGACCCTGGGCTCGGCCTTCCTCAACATCATGTGGCCCCACGAGATTGCCAACGGGAAGTGGCTGCTGTACCCCATGCGGGTGGAGCTGGAGGGCGGGCAGGGGCCGGGGACGAGGGGACTCTGTTCCCCCAGGCCCAACGTCCTCCACCTG gaTGTGGACAGCAGGGACAGGAGGCGGCGGGAGCTGGGGCAGCCGGAGCCAAGGGAGCCTCACGAGCAGCCGGAGCCCAGCACGTCCTGGTGGCCAGTGTCCTCTGCTGAGAAGAAGAAAAACGTCACCCTG GACTGCACCCGGGGCACGGCCAGCTGCGTGGTGTTCAGCTGCCCTCTCTACAGCTTTGACCGTGCAGCTGTGCTGCATGTCTGGGGCCGCCTCTGGAACAGCACCTTCCTGGAG GAGTATTCGGCTGTGAAGTCCCTGGAAGTGATTGTTCAAGCCAACATCACCGTGAAGTCCTCCATCAAGAACTTGCTGCTCAGAGATGCCTCCACAGTG ATCCCAGTGATGGTATACCTGGACCCCGTGGCTGTGGTGGCAGAAGGAGTCCCCTGGTGGGCCATCCTTCTGGCTGTACTGGCCGGGCTGCTGGTGCTGGCGCTGCTGGTGCTGCTGATGTGGAAG TGTGGCTTCTTCCATCGGGACAGCCAGAGCTCATCTTTCCCCACCAACTTCCACCGGGCCCGTCTGGCCGTGCAGCCCTCAGCTGCGGAAGCTGGGGGTCCAGGGACCGTGGG GCACCAAGGGAGATGTCCTTGGTCCTGCAcctcaggcccctcctggtcTTTCTCTTGCTGTCAGTGA
- the ITGA7 gene encoding integrin alpha-7 isoform X8: MAGTPGRDPWGAPGICYLLGSLLAGLLFPGAVAFNLDVMGALRKEGEPGSLFGFSVALHRQLQPGPQSWLLVGAPQALALPGQQANRTGGLFACPLSLEETDCYRVDIDRGADVQKESKENQWLGVSVRSQGPGGKIVTCAHRYEARQRVDQTLETRDVIGRCFVLSQDLAVRDELDGGEWKFCEGRPQGHEQFGFCQQGTAAAFSPDSHYLLFGAPGTYNWKGTARVELCAQGSADLAHLDDGPYEAGGLLFVTNIDSSDPDQLVYKTLDPADRLPGPAGDLALNSYLGFSIDSGKSLVRAEELSFVAGAPRANHKGAVVILRKDSASRLVPEVMLSGERLTSGFGYSLAVTDLNNDGWTDLVVGAPYFFERQEELGGAVYVYMNQGGHWAGVSPLRLCGSPDSMFGISLAVLGDLNQDGFPDLAVGAPFDGDGKVFIYHGSSLGLVVKPSQVLEGEAVGIKSFGYSLSGGLDVDGNRYPDLLVGSLADTAVLFRARPVLHVSHEVSILPRSIDLEQPNCASGHSVCMDLRVCFSYIASPSSYSPAVALEYTLDGDTDRRLRGQVPRVTFLSRGPDDPKHQASGTVWLKHQHDRVCGDTMLQLQENVKDKLRAIVVTLSYSLQTPRLRRQAPAQGLPPVAPILNAHQPSTQRTEIHFLKQGCGEDKVCQSNLQLVHARFCTRVSDTEFQPLPMDADGTTALFALSGQPVIGLELKVTNLPSDPAQPQADGDDAHEAQLLVTLPASLHYSGVRALDPAEKPLCLSNENASHVECELGNPMKRGAQVTFYLILSTSGITIETTELEVELLLATISEQELHPVSARARVFIELPLSITGVAIPQQLFFSGVVRGESAMQSERDVGSKVKYEVTVSNQGQSLRTLGSAFLNIMWPHEIANGKWLLYPMRVELEGGQGPGTRGLCSPRPNVLHLDVDSRDRRRRELGQPEPREPHEQPEPSTSWWPVSSAEKKKNVTLDCTRGTASCVVFSCPLYSFDRAAVLHVWGRLWNSTFLEEYSAVKSLEVIVQANITVKSSIKNLLLRDASTVIPVMVYLDPVAVVAEGVPWWAILLAVLAGLLVLALLVLLMWKMGFFKRARYPEATVPQYHAVKIPREDRQQFKEEKTGTILRNNWGGPRGGGPDAHPILAADGHPEPGSDGHPVPGTA, encoded by the exons ATGGCAGGGACTCCGGGCCGCGATCCATGGGGGGCCCCTGGCATTTGTTACCTTCTTGGCTCCCTGCTTGCCGGACTGCTCTTCCCAGGGGCTGTCGCCTTCAATCTGGACGTGATGGGCGCCCTGCGCAAGGAGGGCGAGCCAGGGAGCCTCTTTGGCTTCTCTGTGGCTCTGCATCGGCAGTTGCAGCCCGGACCCCAAAGCTG GCTGCTGGTGGGCgctccccaggccctggccctgcctgggCAGCAGGCGAATCGTACTGGAGGCCTCTTCGCTTGCCCCCTGAGCCTGGAAGAGACTGACTGCTACAGAGTGGACATCGACCGGGGAG CTGACGTGCAGAAGGAGAGTAAGGAGAaccagtggttgggagtcagtGTTCGGAGCCAGGGACCTGGGGGCAAGATTGTT ACCTGTGCGCACCGATACGAGGCGCGGCAGCGTGTGGACCAGACACTGGAGACGAGGGACGTGATTGGTCGCTGCTTTGTGCTAAGCCAGGATCTGGCCGTCCGCGATGAGCTGGATGGCGGGGAGTGGAAGTTCTGTGAGGGACGCCCCCAGGGCCACGAGCAATTTGGGTTCTGCCAGCAGGGCACGGCTGCTGCCTTCTCCCCCGACAGCCACTACCTCCTCTTTGGGGCCCCAGGAACCTATAACTGGAAGG GCACGGCCAGGGTGGAGCTCTGTGCGCAGGGCTCAGCGGACCTGGCACATCTGGACGACGGGCCCTACGAGGCGGGGG GGTTGCTCTTTGTGACCAACATTGATAGCTCAGACCCTGACCAGCTGGTGTATAAAACTTTGGACCCTGCTGACCGGCTCCCAGGACCAGCCGGAGACTTGGCCCTGAATAGCTACTTAG GTTTCTCCATCGACTCGGGGAAGAGTCTGGTGCGAGCAGAGGAGCTGAGCTTTGTGGCAGGGGCCCCCCGTGCCAACCACAAGGGTGCTGTGGTCATTCTGCGCAAAGACAGCGCCAGTCGCCTGGTGCCTGAAGTTATGCTGTCCGGGGAGCGCCTGACCTCTGGCTTTGGCTACTCGCTGGCGGTGACTGATCTTAACAATGACGG cTGGACAGATCTGGTAGTGGGTGCCCCCTACTTCTTTGAGCGCCAAGAAGAACTGGGGGGTGCCGTGTATGTGTACATGAACCAGGGGGGTCACTGGGCTGGGGTCTCCCCTCTCCGGCTCTGCGGCTCTCCTGACTCCATGTTTGGGATCAGTCTGGCTGTCCTGGGGGACCTCAACCAAGATGGCTTCCCAG ACCTTGCTGTAGGGGCTCCCTTCGATGGGGATGGGAAAGTCTTTATCTACCACGGGAGCAGCCTGGGGCTTGTCGTCAAACCTTCCCAG GTGCTGGAGGGCGAGGCTGTGGGCATAAAGAGCTTTGGCTACTCTCTGTCGGGCGGCCTGGATGTGGATGGGAACCGCTACCCGGACCTGCTGGTGGGCTCCCTGGCCGACACTGCCGTGCTCTTCAG ggccaGGCCTGTCCTCCACGTCTCCCACGAGGTCTCTATTCTTCCAAGAAGCATCGACCTAGAACAGCCCAACTGCGCCAGTGGCCACTCGGTCTG CATGGACCTCAGGGTCTGTTTCAGCTACATTGCATCGCCCAGCAGCTACAGCCCCGCTGTGG CCCTGGAGTACACGTTAGATGGGGACACGGACCGGAGGCTCCGGGGACAGGTGCCCCGTGTAACCTTCCTGAGCCGTGGCCCGGATGACCCCAAGCACCAGGCCTCAGGCACCGTGTGGCTGAAACACCAGCATGACCGAGTCTGTGGAGACACTATGCTTCAGCTCCAG gagaatgTCAAAGACAAGCTTCGGGCCATCGTGGTGACTCTGTCCTATAGTCTCCAGACCCCTCGGCTCCGGCGACAGGCTCCTGCCCAGGGGCTGCCCCCCGTGGCCCCCATCCTCAATGCCCACCAGCCCAGCACCCAGCGGACAGAG ATCCACTTTCTGAAGCAAGGCTGTGGTGAAGACAAGGTGTGTCAGAGCAACCTGCAGCTGGTCCACGCCCGGTTCTGCACCCGTGTCAGCGACACGGAGTTTCAGCCTCTGCCCAT GGATGCGGATGGGACGACAGCCCTGTTTGCACTGAGTGGGCAGCCAGTCATCGGCCTGGAGCTGAAGGTCACCAATCTGCCTTCggacccagcccagccccaggctgATGGGGATGACGCCCATGAAGCCCAGCTCCTGGtcaccctccctgcctctctgcaCTATTCAGGAGTCCGGGCCCTGGACCCTGCG GAGAAGCCGTTGTGCCTGTCCAATGAGAACGCCTCCCATGTTGAGTGTGAGCTGGGGAACCCCATGAAGAGAGGTGCCCAG GTCACCTTCTACCTCATCCTTAGCACCTCAGGGATCACCATTGAGACCACAGAGCTGGAGGTGGAGCTGCTGTTGGCCAC GATCAGCGAGCAGGAGCTGCACCCGGTCTCTGCCCGAGCCCGTGTCTTCATCGAGCTGCCGCTGTCCATCACGGG GGTGGCCATTCCCCAGCAGCTCTTCTTCTCTGGCGTGGTGCGGGGCGAGAGCGCCATGCAGTCTGAGCGGGACGTGGGCAGCAAGGTCAAGTATGAGGTTACG GTCTCCAACCAAGGCCAGTCACTCAGGACCCTGGGCTCGGCCTTCCTCAACATCATGTGGCCCCACGAGATTGCCAACGGGAAGTGGCTGCTGTACCCCATGCGGGTGGAGCTGGAGGGCGGGCAGGGGCCGGGGACGAGGGGACTCTGTTCCCCCAGGCCCAACGTCCTCCACCTG gaTGTGGACAGCAGGGACAGGAGGCGGCGGGAGCTGGGGCAGCCGGAGCCAAGGGAGCCTCACGAGCAGCCGGAGCCCAGCACGTCCTGGTGGCCAGTGTCCTCTGCTGAGAAGAAGAAAAACGTCACCCTG GACTGCACCCGGGGCACGGCCAGCTGCGTGGTGTTCAGCTGCCCTCTCTACAGCTTTGACCGTGCAGCTGTGCTGCATGTCTGGGGCCGCCTCTGGAACAGCACCTTCCTGGAG GAGTATTCGGCTGTGAAGTCCCTGGAAGTGATTGTTCAAGCCAACATCACCGTGAAGTCCTCCATCAAGAACTTGCTGCTCAGAGATGCCTCCACAGTG ATCCCAGTGATGGTATACCTGGACCCCGTGGCTGTGGTGGCAGAAGGAGTCCCCTGGTGGGCCATCCTTCTGGCTGTACTGGCCGGGCTGCTGGTGCTGGCGCTGCTGGTGCTGCTGATGTGGAAG ATGGGATTCTTCAAGCGGGCGCGGTACCCCGAAGCCACTGTGCCCCAGTACCACGCGGTGAAGATCCCACGGGAAGACCGGCAACAGTTCAAGGAAGAGAAGACGGGCACCATCCTGAGGAATAACTGGGGCGGCCCCCGGGGCGGAGGGCCCGATGCACACCCCATCCTGGCTGCGGATGGGCACCCGGAGCCGGGCTCCGATGGgcaccctgtgccaggcactgcctag
- the ITGA7 gene encoding integrin alpha-7 isoform X9, translating into MAGTPGRDPWGAPGICYLLGSLLAGLLFPGAVAFNLDVMGALRKEGEPGSLFGFSVALHRQLQPGPQSWLLVGAPQALALPGQQANRTGGLFACPLSLEETDCYRVDIDRGADVQKESKENQWLGVSVRSQGPGGKIVTCAHRYEARQRVDQTLETRDVIGRCFVLSQDLAVRDELDGGEWKFCEGRPQGHEQFGFCQQGTAAAFSPDSHYLLFGAPGTYNWKGLLFVTNIDSSDPDQLVYKTLDPADRLPGPAGDLALNSYLGFSIDSGKSLVRAEELSFVAGAPRANHKGAVVILRKDSASRLVPEVMLSGERLTSGFGYSLAVTDLNNDGWTDLVVGAPYFFERQEELGGAVYVYMNQGGHWAGVSPLRLCGSPDSMFGISLAVLGDLNQDGFPDLAVGAPFDGDGKVFIYHGSSLGLVVKPSQVLEGEAVGIKSFGYSLSGGLDVDGNRYPDLLVGSLADTAVLFRARPVLHVSHEVSILPRSIDLEQPNCASGHSVCMDLRVCFSYIASPSSYSPAVALEYTLDGDTDRRLRGQVPRVTFLSRGPDDPKHQASGTVWLKHQHDRVCGDTMLQLQENVKDKLRAIVVTLSYSLQTPRLRRQAPAQGLPPVAPILNAHQPSTQRTEIHFLKQGCGEDKVCQSNLQLVHARFCTRVSDTEFQPLPMDADGTTALFALSGQPVIGLELKVTNLPSDPAQPQADGDDAHEAQLLVTLPASLHYSGVRALDPAEKPLCLSNENASHVECELGNPMKRGAQVTFYLILSTSGITIETTELEVELLLATISEQELHPVSARARVFIELPLSITGVAIPQQLFFSGVVRGESAMQSERDVGSKVKYEVTVSNQGQSLRTLGSAFLNIMWPHEIANGKWLLYPMRVELEGGQGPGTRGLCSPRPNVLHLDVDSRDRRRRELGQPEPREPHEQPEPSTSWWPVSSAEKKKNVTLDCTRGTASCVVFSCPLYSFDRAAVLHVWGRLWNSTFLEEYSAVKSLEVIVQANITVKSSIKNLLLRDASTVIPVMVYLDPVAVVAEGVPWWAILLAVLAGLLVLALLVLLMWKMGFFKRARYPEATVPQYHAVKIPREDRQQFKEEKTGTILRNNWGGPRGGGPDAHPILAADGHPEPGSDGHPVPGTA; encoded by the exons ATGGCAGGGACTCCGGGCCGCGATCCATGGGGGGCCCCTGGCATTTGTTACCTTCTTGGCTCCCTGCTTGCCGGACTGCTCTTCCCAGGGGCTGTCGCCTTCAATCTGGACGTGATGGGCGCCCTGCGCAAGGAGGGCGAGCCAGGGAGCCTCTTTGGCTTCTCTGTGGCTCTGCATCGGCAGTTGCAGCCCGGACCCCAAAGCTG GCTGCTGGTGGGCgctccccaggccctggccctgcctgggCAGCAGGCGAATCGTACTGGAGGCCTCTTCGCTTGCCCCCTGAGCCTGGAAGAGACTGACTGCTACAGAGTGGACATCGACCGGGGAG CTGACGTGCAGAAGGAGAGTAAGGAGAaccagtggttgggagtcagtGTTCGGAGCCAGGGACCTGGGGGCAAGATTGTT ACCTGTGCGCACCGATACGAGGCGCGGCAGCGTGTGGACCAGACACTGGAGACGAGGGACGTGATTGGTCGCTGCTTTGTGCTAAGCCAGGATCTGGCCGTCCGCGATGAGCTGGATGGCGGGGAGTGGAAGTTCTGTGAGGGACGCCCCCAGGGCCACGAGCAATTTGGGTTCTGCCAGCAGGGCACGGCTGCTGCCTTCTCCCCCGACAGCCACTACCTCCTCTTTGGGGCCCCAGGAACCTATAACTGGAAGG GGTTGCTCTTTGTGACCAACATTGATAGCTCAGACCCTGACCAGCTGGTGTATAAAACTTTGGACCCTGCTGACCGGCTCCCAGGACCAGCCGGAGACTTGGCCCTGAATAGCTACTTAG GTTTCTCCATCGACTCGGGGAAGAGTCTGGTGCGAGCAGAGGAGCTGAGCTTTGTGGCAGGGGCCCCCCGTGCCAACCACAAGGGTGCTGTGGTCATTCTGCGCAAAGACAGCGCCAGTCGCCTGGTGCCTGAAGTTATGCTGTCCGGGGAGCGCCTGACCTCTGGCTTTGGCTACTCGCTGGCGGTGACTGATCTTAACAATGACGG cTGGACAGATCTGGTAGTGGGTGCCCCCTACTTCTTTGAGCGCCAAGAAGAACTGGGGGGTGCCGTGTATGTGTACATGAACCAGGGGGGTCACTGGGCTGGGGTCTCCCCTCTCCGGCTCTGCGGCTCTCCTGACTCCATGTTTGGGATCAGTCTGGCTGTCCTGGGGGACCTCAACCAAGATGGCTTCCCAG ACCTTGCTGTAGGGGCTCCCTTCGATGGGGATGGGAAAGTCTTTATCTACCACGGGAGCAGCCTGGGGCTTGTCGTCAAACCTTCCCAG GTGCTGGAGGGCGAGGCTGTGGGCATAAAGAGCTTTGGCTACTCTCTGTCGGGCGGCCTGGATGTGGATGGGAACCGCTACCCGGACCTGCTGGTGGGCTCCCTGGCCGACACTGCCGTGCTCTTCAG ggccaGGCCTGTCCTCCACGTCTCCCACGAGGTCTCTATTCTTCCAAGAAGCATCGACCTAGAACAGCCCAACTGCGCCAGTGGCCACTCGGTCTG CATGGACCTCAGGGTCTGTTTCAGCTACATTGCATCGCCCAGCAGCTACAGCCCCGCTGTGG CCCTGGAGTACACGTTAGATGGGGACACGGACCGGAGGCTCCGGGGACAGGTGCCCCGTGTAACCTTCCTGAGCCGTGGCCCGGATGACCCCAAGCACCAGGCCTCAGGCACCGTGTGGCTGAAACACCAGCATGACCGAGTCTGTGGAGACACTATGCTTCAGCTCCAG gagaatgTCAAAGACAAGCTTCGGGCCATCGTGGTGACTCTGTCCTATAGTCTCCAGACCCCTCGGCTCCGGCGACAGGCTCCTGCCCAGGGGCTGCCCCCCGTGGCCCCCATCCTCAATGCCCACCAGCCCAGCACCCAGCGGACAGAG ATCCACTTTCTGAAGCAAGGCTGTGGTGAAGACAAGGTGTGTCAGAGCAACCTGCAGCTGGTCCACGCCCGGTTCTGCACCCGTGTCAGCGACACGGAGTTTCAGCCTCTGCCCAT GGATGCGGATGGGACGACAGCCCTGTTTGCACTGAGTGGGCAGCCAGTCATCGGCCTGGAGCTGAAGGTCACCAATCTGCCTTCggacccagcccagccccaggctgATGGGGATGACGCCCATGAAGCCCAGCTCCTGGtcaccctccctgcctctctgcaCTATTCAGGAGTCCGGGCCCTGGACCCTGCG GAGAAGCCGTTGTGCCTGTCCAATGAGAACGCCTCCCATGTTGAGTGTGAGCTGGGGAACCCCATGAAGAGAGGTGCCCAG GTCACCTTCTACCTCATCCTTAGCACCTCAGGGATCACCATTGAGACCACAGAGCTGGAGGTGGAGCTGCTGTTGGCCAC GATCAGCGAGCAGGAGCTGCACCCGGTCTCTGCCCGAGCCCGTGTCTTCATCGAGCTGCCGCTGTCCATCACGGG GGTGGCCATTCCCCAGCAGCTCTTCTTCTCTGGCGTGGTGCGGGGCGAGAGCGCCATGCAGTCTGAGCGGGACGTGGGCAGCAAGGTCAAGTATGAGGTTACG GTCTCCAACCAAGGCCAGTCACTCAGGACCCTGGGCTCGGCCTTCCTCAACATCATGTGGCCCCACGAGATTGCCAACGGGAAGTGGCTGCTGTACCCCATGCGGGTGGAGCTGGAGGGCGGGCAGGGGCCGGGGACGAGGGGACTCTGTTCCCCCAGGCCCAACGTCCTCCACCTG gaTGTGGACAGCAGGGACAGGAGGCGGCGGGAGCTGGGGCAGCCGGAGCCAAGGGAGCCTCACGAGCAGCCGGAGCCCAGCACGTCCTGGTGGCCAGTGTCCTCTGCTGAGAAGAAGAAAAACGTCACCCTG GACTGCACCCGGGGCACGGCCAGCTGCGTGGTGTTCAGCTGCCCTCTCTACAGCTTTGACCGTGCAGCTGTGCTGCATGTCTGGGGCCGCCTCTGGAACAGCACCTTCCTGGAG GAGTATTCGGCTGTGAAGTCCCTGGAAGTGATTGTTCAAGCCAACATCACCGTGAAGTCCTCCATCAAGAACTTGCTGCTCAGAGATGCCTCCACAGTG ATCCCAGTGATGGTATACCTGGACCCCGTGGCTGTGGTGGCAGAAGGAGTCCCCTGGTGGGCCATCCTTCTGGCTGTACTGGCCGGGCTGCTGGTGCTGGCGCTGCTGGTGCTGCTGATGTGGAAG ATGGGATTCTTCAAGCGGGCGCGGTACCCCGAAGCCACTGTGCCCCAGTACCACGCGGTGAAGATCCCACGGGAAGACCGGCAACAGTTCAAGGAAGAGAAGACGGGCACCATCCTGAGGAATAACTGGGGCGGCCCCCGGGGCGGAGGGCCCGATGCACACCCCATCCTGGCTGCGGATGGGCACCCGGAGCCGGGCTCCGATGGgcaccctgtgccaggcactgcctag